The DNA sequence TGTTGAACTGAGGAATActtgaagaacttttatttttcaagcaCGCATAAACGATTACGTTGGTTTGGATATAGCTATCAAAAACGTATCGTGTGATATTAGAGGCTGTTTTTCTCCTGCTATGAAACTGTATATGCGTTTCCTCTGTGGATTGTAGGAAGGATCATTACATCCCGCCCCGGTAACGTGACATCACCAGGCAGAAGAACTGCCTTTTGCTGCCGGACTCCAAGAAAAACACACAACCGTTGTACACCGACGAGTGGCGGTCCTCACCTCTCTTCATGCAAATCAAGCAGCTATGACAAAATGGGAGATTAATCGACACATTTAGGTATGTTTACTTGAAATTGTTGGTTATCTAAACAATTGTTCCACAGGGCTTAGTGCTCGAAGCTTCCAGTTGAATCTGGAATAACATTGTAGATGTAATCCAACAGCGCCTGATGATGCTTCCGAGCCCGGTCACATCAACGCCGTTTTCTGTGAAGGATATACTGAAACTGGAGCAGCAATCTCGCCACCTTCAATCTCTGCATCCCGCGCAACACCACGCACAACTGCATCCGGAACTGCAGGAGAGATTTCAGGCACCATCATCCTGTTTTCTCGGAGGTGGAGACAGCCCCGGCTACTCAGACAACGACGAGAAGATGTCTTTTCTGAACTCTCTCTCCATGCAGGATAGTTTAGTGGAGAGCAGCCTTTCCCCTCCGATTTTCGTCCATCCGGCGCTGGGACACGTCGACACTAAACTTGAAGATGAACTTGAGGACCACGAAACGAGTGGGTGATTTGTGTTTTACAACTGACGTGAATGAACGAGGAGATCGAATTGCTCGTCTCTAAATCGAAAACGAGAATAATACAAAGTGtaattgtatttttgatgattaGTACACAATGCTATTTTTCAAAAGCTCAATATTGGATGAATCCTATATAACGCTTTATCACAAATTTTAAACTATCTTCAATAAGGGCTTTTATATTGACTAGACTTGAGGCCTGTCAAAttctttttttagaaatgtgACCATGTAAATAGcttttgaaaagaaaagaaaaaccattcTGTTTTGTGATTGCATCAAAGAGCAGCTTGGAAAGATCCAACGTGGTAGGCCTATTTTTTATGCAACTTCAGTGCAAGGTAGGCTAATACAAATAACCTCGTTAAAGTATGTAATTGTGATAAAGCTGTATTATTTTGGCTAATGTTTAAAGTCAATATATCATGTTACGACGTTTATAATAATCGTCCTAATTCTCTCTTATTTTCTGTCGGCCTAACTCTGCAGAGACATCGTatagacataaacataaatatatctataaagtATATGCATAAAAATAACATTGACTGACCACTTGTTTACTGTTTATGTATTGCACTACATAAATATATGACTCATCTGCTGACTGTGTTCTCGCGTAAGGTCGTGCAATATACTATGCACTGTAAAATGGATTGCTAacaattcaaatgtttattttattttacattatatatgggTAAAAATAAACATGGATGATTTTCTATTTGCAAAGTTGTATAAGTGACTAGGAAACTGTGCATAAAGGCCTTAAATCCAGGCTcacgagaaaaaaaaagaaaaaaaaaaaagaaattccctTTGGTTTATGCAAGGAAATGCTACTGTGAATTAGCTACGTGAAGTGAGAGTTAACCGAGTTAGCTCTGTGtattgtgtgtctgtttttctaGAGAGCTGCGGTGCCATCATCAGATCCCCGGAGTGTGAGGGTGAGCTGCACTCGGACACGGAGCGCGCGCAGCGGCAGAGGACGCGCAGGAAGCCGCGTGTTCTCTTCAGCCAGGCGCAGGTCTTCGAGCTCGAGCGGCGCTTCAAACAGCAGCGCTATTTATCGGCCCCTGAGAGAGAACATTTGGCTAGTACCCTGAAACTGACATCGACGCAGGTCAAAATCTGGTTCCAGAACCGCAGATACAAATGCAAGCGACAGCGTCAGGACAAAACACTGGAAATGGCAGGACACCATCACCCGCCGCCGCCCAGGAGAGTGGCGGTGCCGGTCCTAGTCCGGGATGGCAAACCGTGTTTAACGGGATCACAGAGTTACAACGCCACGTACGCGGTAAACCCAGGCCCGTACACATATAACGGCTATTCATCGTACAATAACGCCGCGTACACAAACCCTTACAGCTGTACATATCCCAGCCTTCCACCTCTCCCAGCAAACACATCCACTAATGCTCTGATGAGCATGAGTCTGAACAACCTCGGAACTTATTCCCAACCTCAGACATCACAAGGGACACCCGTGTCCGCGTGCCAAGGGACTCTGCAGGGCATTCGGGCATGGTAGTGTCACTGCAACCCAGCCGTCTGTGTATAAATGGCAACTTTACAATATTAGCACACAGTTATCCATATTTTATAGGCCTAGGGTCCTGTAGTCTACCTTTTCAGTATAAACTTGAGTGAATATCTTCTAGCAAACCTTCCATGATGGCTGAACGAATGCACATGAATATTCGTAGCAATTTTGACCAGCTGTTTGGACAACATACACCTTGAACATTTGCGGGTCTGAGTTTAGACCGGCACCATGGTATCAGAGACAGCTGTTTTCTCATTCATTCCACTTATCGATGAAAAAAGTTATTAGCTAAAAAATGTTACGAATATTGACAATGTGTGTGTAATTTTGTGCAAAcgtacaatgtaaaaaataaaaacaataaactttatttttaaaaggtgaTGCTAAAATATTTACTATTGGATACACGGGACATACATTTTAAGAAACGTTCAAGTGAAAGAGAGTAACTAATATAAATCGAAGACGTGCAATTGAAGACGCAAAAAGGTTTTgataagaggaaaaaaatattaaatataagcaATAAGCTGGGCCTGAGCCAATATATTCTCGCAATAtttgtaaacataatttaaagTGCATTTCGTTCAataaacagttctaaaatagtcAACTTACGTTTGACATAAATTAGCTTTATTTTACTATAGGCCAcgtttaacattaaattattaacatttagcCTACAAGAATAATTCGAATTGAACTCCCAAGCACATCGTTAATTAAATAGCATTTGAAAATGTTCGCGTATTAACGATAGATTTGGAAGTCGATACGTACTACACACTTAAACTCAATCTTTCGCTTAAATAAACAGCTCCCAGTTTTTCAAAAGGGCAAAAAACGAAAATTGACTTTTTAGGAAAGCAAATAAATACGATAGCAGAGAATAAAACGTTCTGGTAAAAACTGCTTCATTGATACTTTAATCCACGCAATACCCTGACTTTATGACAAACaagaagttacaattttgtttagaGGCCTGTTTTGATAAGCATGATTAATTGCGTTTGAAGTATGCATTATTAAACAATAACAATTTCACAAGAAACACATGTAATGGGTTTAAAATGCTCTAACAAATAAACTATTTTAGCAAAGGAGACACGAATTGATCCCACTCTGTCTCCACTCCTCCTATTTCTTCTTTCTCCAATGGCAGGTTTCAATCTTCTCAGTCATGGCAAGTACGATGTTAATGCCTATTGACACGCATAGTGTTTAATCACATTAAGGGTTTATCTATAGAAATTTGAATCACGTTTAAATATATAACTTGTATAACAAATAACGTTATCCTGCAAATCACTTTCAGATATGAAGCGTTTTTTAAATTTATGAACTAGcggtaataattattataattgtttttgtttttacttaccTAACAATATTTTTGTGCACTTTGCAACTTTctctttgtgaaaaaaaaaaaaatccttggagATTACTGGCCGAAATTCAGCATCTTTGGACCGACAGCTCCTATAATGACCATATAATcaatataaaaattgtaaaaaaaaaaaaaaaaaaaaaaaaaaaaacattattacaataagataaagaaaaaagaaagaagaaagaaaataaatgtcgTGCTTCACTCGAGTTAATGAATTTCAGTTcttgaaaattctataattcatcATTTTGATTTCGTAATAACAAACACAAAGCTTTGATGGAAAAGCTTTACGCACGGCGTAACTCGTTTCTCCTTCAGCCCATTCACGGGTTCACCAGAGCTCCTAGGATACTCTAATAAGGAAGATTAATAGAGAAGTAAACAGAATCATCGGCGAGTTGTCTCTACACTAATAGCGAGGATGAAGAGCACCCCTCGCTACTGCAAGGCCATTGGACACACATACCTGCTGTCAGGGTAAGTGGCCCAGACACTTCAGTGTAAATACTCATGGCGACAAAGCGGTATTGCCTCAGGATGAGCCGCTATAGAGAGAGTGCTGGACAAGAGATATGAATCTATAGAGAGGATTTCTGGTCGAATATCAGGACAGGGTGTGGTTAGCGGCCCTAAACAGTGTGTCATAGGCCAAATATTAGTAGCTGGATGACCAGATTTCTGATAAGCACAGGCTAAAACTGTTGGGTTGACCACATTtggttaaaatattataaacgcATTGTAAAGTTTTAGAATTCTACAATTAATCACTGTCATATAACTACTGAAATAGTCCTAAATCAAAGGAGGTATAGAGGAGGAAAATATGTGGTCATCTGTGTAGAgataaaaagaaagggaaaaaagatGATTCGGAACATTAAGAGAAAACGAGGTCAAAGGCCACTGCATTAATCTTCTAAGCTGTAAAGTGGGCAAACAAGAAGaacataaagtaaataaataagctgACTGAATTTTAAAGCGATGTTAATTATTGAAAccaagggtaaaaaaaaataaaagagggaaTGAGAGAATGTGTGACGAATACAGCTGCATAAGCATAAATCACAGCATCTGAATGTTTTTGCTTTCATAACCCTATGTTGATCTCAAACATCACAACCTGTATGATGTAGGCTAAGCAATAAACAACACATTTACTATAGGAGGAAAGTTATTTGCAGATAAAGAATTATTATCAGGCCTTAAATTTGTCACAAACCTCAAGGTGATAAATGGCATATCTTAAGAGAAATCCACAAAGGTTGAGTACTACGGCTTTGGGTGTTAtcctaaatgtaatttatactgtCAGCACCTTTACACTTTGAGCTCAGGACGGAAGGCGCCCCCTGCTGGTCCCGTCACATCCATCATCCAAACGCATGTTCTTTAATTAATATATGATGAAGACATCCCTGACAAGGACCTGagaatatgaaacaaaaatataaaataa is a window from the Carassius gibelio isolate Cgi1373 ecotype wild population from Czech Republic chromosome A13, carGib1.2-hapl.c, whole genome shotgun sequence genome containing:
- the LOC128025969 gene encoding homeobox protein Nkx-2.3-like encodes the protein MMLPSPVTSTPFSVKDILKLEQQSRHLQSLHPAQHHAQLHPELQERFQAPSSCFLGGGDSPGYSDNDEKMSFLNSLSMQDSLVESSLSPPIFVHPALGHVDTKLEDELEDHETKSCGAIIRSPECEGELHSDTERAQRQRTRRKPRVLFSQAQVFELERRFKQQRYLSAPEREHLASTLKLTSTQVKIWFQNRRYKCKRQRQDKTLEMAGHHHPPPPRRVAVPVLVRDGKPCLTGSQSYNATYAVNPGPYTYNGYSSYNNAAYTNPYSCTYPSLPPLPANTSTNALMSMSLNNLGTYSQPQTSQGTPVSACQGTLQGIRAW